In Xanthocytophaga agilis, a genomic segment contains:
- a CDS encoding tetratricopeptide repeat-containing sensor histidine kinase: MTYPGSFPYYRIVLLIAILLVTCKFTAYTQVPENSTDIHAKLTQSSTSTEQADLLLALSLHYLHRPGELPIDIDSAQLLLKQASIVSDKLNYIQGKGTVLWLQGEIFHEQKQLDKARKKAQEALLYSQKNHLKEQEADSYMSLASFYTIEGEDLLKKINYYRSSVLLLESTQLRLKTAKALEYLGDLYNVKEDFDSSLFYLHKALATFKAIEHKKIQGLYSLLGYVYGHKGNHVLSLKYGLMALKAAENDHDTSPQLFTIYHRIALSYYILHNNESAYTFFEKAVDVATRYKDTAAITQIKINEITFLRRIKKTKESLAILHKLVTDYPSKESSVKIAAYYTFAQLYLDEQKPAEAEKYINQLLAYRKMMPDLGTAGPFIYKATIRFYFEATQYEKTYEYLNAYHAFLEARESNKELMADKELYWAKTDSSTGKYLSALRHFQLYKTLTDSIHSEEKEKQLAALQLQYDLDNKEKDIQLLRKEGIIQNATIQKEKVTKNIVIGGSVMLLLLLGLSYNRYRLKQHSNLQLQIKQAEINEQNELLKKLLSEKEWLLKEIHHRVKNNLQIVISLLNTQSAYLNNEDALQAIRNSQHRMYAMSLIHQKLYQSENMASIDMHWYIQELVLYMQECFSIHSKIHFILDTDSIQIDVVQAVPLGLIVNEAVTNTIKYAFPDQKRGEVRISLKTTNPSLCQLTIKDNGIGLPAGLDIENTESLGMSLMRGLTQQLGGTFQVNSRNGVALQITFEINRELEHGGNQPI; encoded by the coding sequence ATGACATATCCAGGCTCATTTCCATATTATAGAATAGTTTTGCTGATAGCCATCCTGTTAGTGACATGTAAATTTACGGCCTACACTCAGGTACCTGAAAATAGTACAGACATACACGCAAAGTTAACCCAAAGTAGTACCAGTACAGAACAAGCTGATTTGCTGCTTGCACTGAGTTTGCACTACCTCCATAGGCCAGGAGAGCTACCAATAGATATTGATAGTGCTCAACTCTTACTGAAACAAGCTAGTATAGTAAGTGATAAACTCAACTATATACAGGGTAAAGGCACTGTCCTATGGCTACAAGGAGAAATCTTTCATGAACAAAAACAACTGGATAAGGCAAGAAAGAAAGCCCAGGAGGCACTACTATATTCGCAAAAAAATCACCTAAAGGAGCAGGAAGCAGATTCTTATATGTCCTTAGCTTCTTTTTACACTATTGAAGGAGAAGACCTTCTGAAAAAAATCAACTATTATCGTAGCAGTGTCTTACTATTGGAATCAACTCAACTAAGATTAAAGACTGCAAAAGCACTGGAATATCTTGGGGACCTCTACAATGTGAAGGAAGATTTTGACTCTTCATTGTTTTATCTACATAAAGCCCTTGCTACTTTTAAAGCAATCGAACACAAGAAGATTCAGGGATTATATAGCTTACTGGGTTATGTATATGGTCACAAAGGCAATCATGTACTTTCATTAAAATATGGATTGATGGCCTTAAAAGCAGCTGAAAATGATCATGATACCAGTCCCCAACTTTTCACTATTTATCATCGTATTGCACTGTCATATTATATACTGCATAACAATGAATCTGCATACACTTTCTTTGAGAAAGCAGTAGATGTTGCTACCAGATATAAGGATACAGCTGCGATTACACAAATTAAAATTAATGAAATCACCTTTTTACGAAGAATAAAAAAGACCAAAGAGTCACTAGCCATACTGCATAAACTAGTAACAGATTATCCCTCTAAAGAATCCTCAGTAAAAATAGCAGCATATTATACATTTGCTCAACTCTATCTGGATGAGCAAAAGCCAGCAGAAGCGGAAAAATACATAAATCAATTACTTGCTTACAGAAAGATGATGCCTGATCTGGGGACTGCGGGTCCGTTCATCTATAAAGCAACCATCCGATTTTATTTTGAAGCAACTCAATACGAAAAGACCTATGAATATCTCAATGCCTATCATGCCTTCCTGGAAGCAAGAGAAAGTAATAAGGAACTGATGGCAGATAAGGAGTTATATTGGGCAAAAACTGATTCCTCAACAGGCAAATACCTATCTGCACTCAGACATTTTCAATTATACAAAACACTTACCGATTCTATCCATAGCGAAGAGAAAGAAAAACAACTGGCCGCATTACAACTACAATATGACCTGGACAATAAAGAAAAAGACATACAATTACTCAGAAAAGAAGGAATTATTCAGAATGCTACCATACAAAAGGAGAAGGTAACCAAAAACATCGTTATTGGAGGTTCTGTCATGCTTTTGCTGCTACTGGGATTGAGTTACAACCGATATCGGCTCAAACAACACAGCAATCTTCAACTACAAATCAAACAGGCAGAGATTAATGAACAGAATGAGCTTTTGAAAAAACTACTGTCAGAAAAAGAATGGCTGCTCAAAGAAATCCATCACCGGGTAAAAAATAATCTCCAGATTGTAATTAGCCTGCTAAATACGCAATCGGCCTATCTCAATAATGAAGATGCCCTCCAGGCCATTCGCAACAGTCAGCACCGTATGTATGCCATGTCTCTTATTCATCAGAAGCTATATCAGTCCGAAAATATGGCTTCTATAGATATGCACTGGTATATACAGGAATTAGTATTATACATGCAGGAATGTTTCAGTATCCATAGCAAGATTCATTTTATACTGGACACTGACTCCATTCAGATAGATGTAGTACAAGCTGTGCCATTAGGACTAATCGTAAATGAAGCTGTAACTAATACTATTAAGTATGCATTTCCAGATCAGAAGCGTGGAGAGGTTCGAATTTCGCTTAAAACAACTAACCCGTCCCTTTGTCAGCTTACCATTAAAGACAATGGCATTGGACTTCCAGCCGGCCTCGATATAGAAAACACAGAATCTCTGGGCATGAGCCTTATGCGTGGACTGACTCAACAGTTGGGAGGAACATTTCAGGTAAATTCCCGGAACGGGGTAGCCTTACAAATCACTTTTGAAATCAATCGGGAACTGGAACATGGGGGGAATCAGCCTATTTAG
- a CDS encoding sigma-54 dependent transcriptional regulator → MKKKEKILIVEDEFIVANDLRLILQKAGYETSGIASSVEQAQKLIDQKKPDWVLLDIILKGQLTGIDLARDLKQKNIPFLYISANTNQSILEKVKETKPYGFLVKPFRERDLLVMLEIARYRYTIEIEPTASSLSENLSIEGIIGTSPSFMNSLEKVRIVAPTDTSVLILGESGTGKERIAQVVHQRSARSSKPMITINCGALPISLIESELFGHEKGSFTGAVNRRIGKFELANQSTIFLDEVGELPPEVQVKLLRVLQEKEIERIGGDATIKVDVRIIAATNRNLEKEVAEGRFRLDLYYRLNVFPITLPPLRERREDIPLLAEYFLEKFSAKTGKRIDTISPQAVNQLNNYSWPGNIRELEHLMERSVLLATGSQIEEIPLPAVSFLPSQEQPTHIKTMDEMERDHILNALKICGGKVFGLGGAAEILNLPPATLYSKMKKLGIKQGYK, encoded by the coding sequence ATGAAAAAGAAAGAAAAGATATTAATTGTAGAAGATGAGTTTATTGTTGCCAATGATCTCCGCCTGATTCTCCAGAAAGCAGGATATGAAACCAGTGGAATTGCCTCATCTGTTGAACAGGCACAGAAACTGATTGATCAGAAAAAACCGGATTGGGTATTACTGGATATTATATTGAAAGGTCAACTGACAGGCATTGACCTGGCCAGAGACCTAAAACAAAAAAATATTCCTTTTCTCTATATATCTGCCAATACCAACCAATCTATACTGGAAAAAGTAAAAGAAACGAAACCATATGGCTTTCTGGTAAAACCTTTTCGGGAACGGGACCTGCTGGTGATGCTTGAGATAGCACGCTATCGATACACTATAGAAATAGAACCAACAGCCTCTTCTCTCTCTGAAAATTTATCTATTGAAGGGATTATAGGGACTAGTCCATCCTTTATGAATAGCCTTGAAAAAGTTAGAATAGTTGCCCCTACAGATACATCTGTACTCATCCTGGGTGAATCTGGAACAGGTAAGGAACGTATTGCACAAGTAGTACACCAGCGATCGGCTCGCAGTTCGAAACCCATGATTACTATCAATTGCGGAGCATTACCCATATCATTAATAGAGAGCGAATTATTTGGTCATGAGAAGGGAAGCTTTACAGGAGCAGTAAATCGTCGGATTGGTAAATTTGAATTAGCTAACCAGAGCACTATCTTTCTGGATGAGGTTGGGGAGTTGCCACCAGAGGTGCAGGTTAAGTTACTGCGTGTCTTACAGGAGAAGGAAATAGAGCGTATTGGAGGAGATGCTACGATCAAGGTAGATGTACGGATTATAGCAGCAACGAATCGTAATTTAGAGAAGGAAGTAGCGGAGGGTCGTTTTCGGTTGGATTTATATTATCGGTTGAATGTATTTCCGATTACTCTTCCACCTTTGCGAGAACGCAGAGAGGATATTCCACTTCTGGCAGAATACTTTCTCGAAAAGTTTAGTGCAAAAACCGGGAAAAGAATTGATACAATTTCTCCTCAGGCCGTGAATCAGTTAAACAACTATTCATGGCCCGGCAATATTCGTGAATTGGAACACCTAATGGAACGTAGTGTATTACTTGCCACTGGATCACAGATCGAAGAAATCCCCTTACCAGCAGTCTCTTTTCTTCCATCACAGGAACAGCCTACTCACATAAAGACTATGGACGAGATGGAACGGGACCATATTCTGAATGCACTAAAAATCTGCGGAGGAAAGGTATTTGGACTGGGAGGAGCTGCAGAAATATTAAATCTTCCG